DNA sequence from the Excalfactoria chinensis isolate bCotChi1 chromosome 2, bCotChi1.hap2, whole genome shotgun sequence genome:
caaactgtattggaacagggtggtgctcctgagcacctgcagtacattgatgacattgttgtgtggggtgatacagcagaggaagttttcacaaaaggagagaagattatCCAAATTCTGctacaagctggttttgctattaagcaaagcaaagtaaaagggcctgcccaagaaattcagtttctaggtataaagtggcaggatggacgtcgtcacatcccaacagatgtgattgacaaaatcactgccatgtctccaccaactaacaagaaagagacacagtccttcctgggtgtagtgggcttttggaggatgcacattccaaactacagcctcattgtaagccccctttatcatgTAACAcggaagaagaatgaatttgcatggggccctgagcagcagcaggcttttgagcagataaaacaagagatagcccgtgccgtggccttggggccagtacgaacgggacaggatgtaaagaacatcctctacactgctgctggagagaaaggtcccacttggagtttgtggcaaagggcctcaggagagacccgaggccgacccctgggattttggagtcgagcgtataaggggtctgaagagtgctacactccaactgagaaggaaatcttagccgcatatgagggggttcgggctgcttccgaagtagttggtactgaaacgcagctcctcctggcacctcggctaccagtgctgaactggatgttcaaaggacaggttccctccacccatcatgctaccgatgtcacctggagcaagtggattacgcTGATCACACAACGAGCAcggatggggaacctcaatcgtccaggaattttagaggtaatcatggactggcctgaaggtaaaaagtttggaacatcaccaacagaagaggtgtcacgtgctaaagaagccccaccatacaacgagctaccagaaaatgaaaagaaatatgccctgttcactgatggatcatgtcgtattgtaggaaAGCATCgcaaatggaaggctgctgtgtggagccccacacgacaggttgcggaggccactgaaggtaagggagaatcaagtcagtttgcagaggtaaaagctgtccagctggccttagatgttgctgaacgggagaagtggccaatgctttatctttatactgactcatggatggtggcaaatgccttatgggggtggttacagcagtgggaacagaagaactggcagcggaggggtaaacctgtttgggctgctgaactttggaaagacattgctgcccgaacaaaacgtatggttgtaaaggtgcgtcacgtggatgcacacgtgcccaagagtcgggctactgaagaacaacaaaacaaccatcaggtagataaagctgccagaattgaggtggctcaaatcgacttggactggcaaaataaaggCGAACTATTTCtggctcgatgggcccatgagacctcaggccatcaaggaagagatgcaacatataagtgggccagagaccgaggggtggacttaactatgggcgctattgcacaggttattcatgactgtgaaacatgtgccataattaaacaagccaagaggatgaaacctctctgggaggaagggcgatggcaaaagtacaaatatggggaagcgtggcaggttgattatatcaccttgccacgatctcgcagtggtaaatgctatgtgctcaccatggtggaggcaactactgggtggcttgaaacatacgcagtaccccatgctaccgcccgaaacaccatattgggtcttgagaaacaagtcctgtggcggcatggaaccccagaaagaattgaatctgataatgggacacatttcaaaaattcccttataaatacttgggccaaagatcatggcattgaatggatttatcatattccctaccatgcaccagcttctagtaaaattgaacgatataatgggttgttgaaaactatgttgaaagcaatgggtggtggaacatttaagcactgggaaaagcatctagcagaagccacttggttggtcaatactagaggatctgtcaatcgtgatggtcctagccaatctagccccctacacacaatagaaggagataaggtccctgttgtacatgtaaggaacatgttgggaaaagctgtttgggtccttccagcctccggaaaaggaaaacctgttcgtggaactgtttttgcccagggacctgggtgcacttggtgggtaatgcagaaggatggggatgttcagtgtgtaccacaagggaatttgatgctgggggagtgcagtcaataattctatgtatctatgtatatatttgcatgtgtagtgtgttttagtcattataattatacattcaattatgttacatttaaatgtactatttagctatcatagttttatatacatgtatatatgtatatatattaaccatgatgtaataatgtagaataaggggtggaatgtcatagttttgtagtgctgctgtcaatattccacatcataacatcatgtgcagtatagatcatccatactccagttccgtagaatagtagcatcccaggtgctcagctctcggagaagaactacatatcccagaggacgccgcggccagagataagtcacgggaggaggacatctataatctcactctcaggctggagctcgttctctctctctcggactctcagggagtgagaagcattcctgccgtgtcgcctagacttcacagtaggcctctcggttttcggggactctctctctctctctgtttttgttcgatttattagcccaaatcattgtattccgatatcatatttagtaaaataagttttcctccttagattgctgccactgttttattttcccttcctttccggggccccgggaggggagggaggggaggccctacggggcggctgccctgtcacagatacaggtaaatctagataacctgTGACAATGGTATAGACTGcttgctgtctttttctttcttttccctaccATTTGACATCTCTATCTGCTTATAAATCTTGGATGTAATCTGAAAAGTAAATGTCAAGATCTTGCTGGAAATACAAGACAGGAATCAAATCAGGAAAGACTAAGTAGAATGCTTGATGCTTCCAGAGAGAACAAATGGGATGTAGCCTGGAGGCAACCACAGCCCCTGAAGAGCCCCACAGGAGCAGCCCCAAGCTGGAGCTGAAGGTCATGGAGATGAGTCCATGATGGAGCAGTAGGGCTGGGTGAGCTGACACCCATGGAACTGTGCTGGAGGAGTCCTTGAGATAAGAGTCCTATGGTAGAGAGATGCACTGGAGAAGTacttggagagctgcagcctgtgggaagctCATTGCAGGATCAGTGCAAGGATGACATCCCATAGCAAAGACTCATGGAGCAGGGACAGAGAGTGACCATGGATCAGTGGCAGAGACAAAGCATTATGGACAGACCACAGCcccattcatagaatcatggaatcatagaatggtttgggttgaaagggagTTCCAATTCCCCTTCACTGCACAGGGTGGAGGAGATAAATAGGGGAAGATCTTTATATTTTCCTTGTCTACTGGCAATAAATTATATTGTCCACCAATATTATTCTATTTTGCCTGTGAGGGTACTTTGTGAGTGATCTCCCTTTCCATATCTAAACCCACAAGCTTTGCTCTGTCgtattttctctccttgttcTTTTGAGGAGGAAGACTGAGAGAGCAGTGTGGTGACACACAGCTGCCAAACATTCTTGAACCACCATatttgattaagaaaaaaaataaaaaggtgctAATCAGCATCAGAATATTTCAGGAAGCTTCAGAGGGATGTTTAACctgtaaagaaataaagaaaatattattaagAGGATGCAAGGCAAAATGTTTTGGATATGACAGTATGCATGTGTATTAAATGTGGTAAAACTGCTTCCCATGTGGTTTATTAGAGGTTATTGTTCCTGAGTTATTTAAGAAGATATTTTTGGTTTACTACCTACTTAAGaaaatctttaaataaaatgtatggtctttcaacattttaaaatatgtatattttctatTGGAATGAATATACTTGTATTGACAATgtttaaaatagtaaaatagtAATTGTAACtcttaaaattaatttagaaacatattttgtttGCTAGAAGATGTGAATTTCTGATGTTCCTGCCAGTTAAAGGTCTGCTAAAgtcttacattaaaaaaagaaacaaaatatattcTATAGAGAGTAAATGTTTAGAATATAAAAAGAGACACATCCAAGGAAACCTAGTTGTAGAATATCTTACCCAGCATTTCCAGCATCATTCGTCTGCCTTGCAAATTacctgcttctttctcttgGGCAGATGTTTCTTATGCCTCCTTGAGGAGCTCATCCAACCAAAGCTAGATTTGTGTCATATACTTGTTCTGAAGTTGGGTTTGTCgttcttcctttttgtccttCTTCACCCTTGATCAGTTTTACTAGAATATATTGCAAACTTACTGGAACATTTTTTGTGTGATAATTCATGTTTCCCAATCCAGACAGCAAATTAAACCTTTCATTAGTTCTTTTAGACACTCTGCACTTTCACAGATAAGCACAACATACataaaacacatgcacacatactcCAAGTTAAGCTAGTGAGTACAGTCGCTAAATTATATCTAGTTtgcaaaggaaacagcatttCACATAATTGAAACTGTAACAgtagaaagcagaagtaaatgGAGTTTACTAGATTTATTCCTGTTAATATTCTAATAgaattcagaagaaacaaaacatattgCCTAATAAAATATCAGTATttaatttattcaaataaaCTGCTTTAGTCACATGTCATGTTCTGAGAGCTTTTCCTGCTACTTGTAGTTAAAATCAACAGATTACACAGCATGCTTAAAGTGTCAGTGAAAATGTATCAGAATTTCTTCTCGCAAACTCACTTGGACTGAAAGCCTTGCATTTTTCCCCCTATACTGAGTTTTAGCAACATGCTTTTATAAAAATTACAAAGTAATAATTACAAAAGAACCTGGGTAGTTTCTCTGTTTGAACTAATTTCCCACAAGAATGAGCTGACTTACCATGAGTGTGTGATGATGGAAATAAAACCCTTAGAAAGCTAATTTGTCTCATTAATtttgacaaaaaacaaacaaacaaacaaaaatctaaacaaaaactAACAATCAAAAAA
Encoded proteins:
- the LOC140249026 gene encoding uncharacterized protein, with translation MPSSHEGTESIHISGVTGGSQELTVLEAEISLTGKDWQKHPIVTGPGAPCILGIDYLRRGHFKDPKGYRWAFGIAAVDNIKQLSVLPGLSKDPSVVGLLRVKEQQVPIATKTVHRRQYRTNRDSLLPIHDLIRQLENQGVISKTHSPFNSPIWPVRKASGEWRLTVDYRGLNEVTPPLSAAVPDMLELQYELESKAAKWYATIDIANAFFSIPLAAECRPQFAFTWRGIQYTWNRLPQGWKHSPTICHGLVQTVLEQGGAPEHLQYIDDIVVWGDTAEEVFTKGEKIIQILLQAGFAIKQSKVKGPAQEIQFLGIKWQDGRRHIPTDVIDKITAMSPPTNKKETQSFLGVVGFWRMHIPNYSLIVSPLYHVTRKKNEFAWGPEQQQAFEQIKQEIARAVALGPVRTGQDVKNILYTAAGEKGPTWSLWQRASGETRGRPLGFWSRAYKGSEECYTPTEKEILAAYEGVRAASEVVGTETQLLLAPRLPVLNWMFKGQVPSTHHATDVTWSKWITLITQRARMGNLNRPGILEVIMDWPEGKKFGTSPTEEVSRAKEAPPYNELPENEKKYALFTDGSCRIVGKHRKWKAAVWSPTRQVAEATEGKGESSQFAEVKAVQLALDVAEREKWPMLYLYTDSWMVANALWGWLQQWEQKNWQRRGKPVWAAELWKDIAARTKRMVVKVRHVDAHVPKSRATEEQQNNHQVDKAARIEVAQIDLDWQNKGELFLARWAHETSGHQGRDATYKWARDRGVDLTMGAIAQVIHDCETCAIIKQAKRMKPLWEEGRWQKYKYGEAWQVDYITLPRSRSGKCYVLTMVEATTGWLETYAVPHATARNTILGLEKQVLWRHGTPERIESDNGTHFKNSLINTWAKDHGIEWIYHIPYHAPASSKIERYNGLLKTMLKAMGGGTFKHWEKHLAEATWLVNTRGSVNRDGPSQSSPLHTIEGDKVPVVHVRNMLGKAVWVLPASGKGKPVRGTVFAQGPGCTWWVMQKDGDVQCVPQGNLMLGECSQ